DNA from Synechocystis sp. PCC 7338:
AAACCGACTGAAAAGTTTAATGCAGTTTTTAGAATTAATCCTAGAGAAGCAATTAAATCTAATGAGTTAGAAGATTTTCTTTATGATCAAGAGCAGCAGGTTACTTTGTCTGCTGAGTTAGTGCGTAAATTATCGCCTGATTCTCTGTCTGTAATGGAATTTAAGCAACCGATTGATATTACAATTGCTGAAAAAATGACTCGCTTTCCTTTGCTTGGTGAAAAAATTACTGATAAATGGAATTTAAAACTTTGCAATGAATTTCACATGACAAATGATAGTCATCTTTTTAAAACTGAGCCACTCAAAGGCCGATTACCGCTCTATGAAGGGAAGATGATTCATCAATTTACCTATCAATGGGGAGAGCCTAAATATTGGTTAGATGAAAATGAAGCTAAAGATAATTTATTGTCGGGAAGAATAAAAAGTATTCAGAAACTTATTAAAAAGTCAGGTTTGAGTATTGTTATTAATCCTGAACAAGTTTTGCTAGACTATTCAACTTATAGACTTGCTTTCCGAGATGTGGCTGCAAGTACAAATGAAAGAACCGTAATTATGACAGTTTTACCACCTAATAAATTTTGTCCTCATACGATGTCATTAGAGCAAGTTTATGAAGCAAAAATTAAAAATAATTCTATTGATTTTAATTTTTCTACCTTGAATAATAACGAGCGATTATTTCTTTGTGCCGTAATGAACTCTTTTGTTGTTGATGCGTCACTACGCCAAAGTATTACTTCTCATGTTTCATTTTTCTTTGTTTATAACACACCAGTGCCTCGATTACAAAAAGGCGATCAATGGTTTTCAGAGATAGTACAGAGAGCCGCAAAACTGATTTGCACGACCTCAGAATTTGACGAACTCGCCGCAGAAGTTGGCTTAAACAAAAAAGTCCCCCTTACTAAGGGGGATTCAGGGGGATGTTATGGCGTAACCGATGAAGCAGAACGTGCCAAACTCAGAGCAGAGCTAGACGGTATTATTGCCCACCTTTATGGCTTAACCGAAATCGAATTTAAACATATCTTGAGTACCTTTCCCATCGTCGCCGATGATGTTAAACAAAATGCCCTCAACGCCTATCGTGATGTAAAAAAAGGGGTGATTCAGTGAACAAATTTGAAATTCTGACCCCCCTAAACTTCACCGTCCGCACCTCAGAGGAATACTGGCAAAAAATTATCCAAAAACATCCAGACATTGCCGATTTAGAAACCGAAGTACAAACAGCTCTTAGCAATCCTAATGAAATCCGCAAAAGTAGCCGCGATCCAAATGTTTTATTGTTTTACCTAACACTAAAAGAAAAACGATGGGTAGCAGTCGTTGTCCGTCGATTAAACGGCGATGGTTTTCTAATTACCGCATACCAAACTGATGCAATCAAAGAAGGAGAATCCCTATGGCACAGGTAAAAATCTACTATGAACCAGAAATGGAATTACTCACTGTATTCTGGCAAGCGCCCCGCAAAAACCAAATTGCCACCGAACTCGGCGACGGCATTATTTTGATTAAAGATAGCACTACAGGAGAACCCATTGGCATCGAAATTTTGTCCTATAAGCCCGGCGATAATCGCTTTGATACCGTCAATGTCGAGATGGGCAGATTAGCTACAGTTTGATCTGGAAAATGAATTTATTTCTGTCTTAACTCCTTGGAGATCGCCGTCAATCACGTTAAACAAAATACTTTTAATTTTATGACATTGAAAACGAGGTTATTGTCACATGGAAAATCTAGAAAAAATCCAAAACTACCGCACGATCATCAAGCAAATTCTCAGTCAATATGCCACCTATAAACCAGCAAACGGTGAAATTGAGATGCAAATTTTATTTGATACAGAACATGATCACTATCAAGTTCTAGGCATTGGTTGGGATAAAAAAACACGGATTTATGGCTGTTCAATGCATCTAGATATTAAAAACAATAAAATCTGGATTCAAGTTAACAATACTGAAATAGATATTGGTCAAGCTCTCGTTGAAATGGGTGTGCCGAAAGAGGATATTGTGATCGGTTTTCAGCCCGTTTATATTCGTCAAGTATCAGGCTATGCGATTGCCTGACATCTCGCTGATTAGCTGTAACCAAAAAATCTTGAATTATTCCCATGTCAAAACCATTTGGTAAAATTAGGCATTTAGTTACTAAAAACCAATGGGACGTTATCGATCGCCAAAGTCCAAACAGCTAACCACGGGGGTTTTCGTAGTAGTAGCCATAATTTTGTTTCAGGGCAAGGATTCACTCTACTATCACAATGGCAATGGTGGCGATAACTGGAAAATTGGCTCGCCCCAGACCCATATATTCAATGCCCATCAGACTCGTTCCCTGGCCGACCTTCAAACTCAAGCTCTCACCCTAGTCAACCGCGACCGCCAACGGAATAACCTCCCGCCCCTGGTGGCAGACCCCTTGATTACCAAAACAGCTCAGGGTCACGCGGAGGATATGGCCAAGCGAGATTTTTATGGTCACGATACCCCTGAAGGTAAATCTCCCACCGACCGCTATCAAGCTCTGGGCGGCAAGGGGGGAGTTGGTGAAAATATTGTGGTCTTACCTCGCTCTCCCTATTTCTCTCTCAACTACGGACTGGTAGAACGGTTTCAGAAAAGTTGGATGTATTCGGAAGGACATCGCAAAAACCTATTGACCCCCAACTACACTAAGTTTGGCTACGGCATTGCCACCAATCCTAGAACAGCTAAAGTCTATGCTGTTCAAAATTTTCAATGACTGGTGTGGGCCAAAAACTAATCCAACTTTAAAATGAGATCGTAGATAGGGCCTGCTCCTTCTCCTGCTCAGAAACCTCCAGATAGTGGGACAACACATTCAAATTTTTGTGACCACTAATTTTCTGAATGACCCGTAGATTAATTCCCTTCCGGCACATCATCGTTAACGCAGTGCGACGGAAAGAATGGGTAGAAACTCCCCTCACTCCAATCCTATCCGTTGCCGCTTTCAAAATTTTGTGAGCCATGGAAGGATGCAAATGTGACCCCACCCGTTTGCCCCGAAATACATAGGCAGAGGGAAACCTAAAGCATTGTTGTTCCCGGTACTGATCAAACAAAACTTGCAACGCTGGGGAAATGGCCACAGTGCGGCTGGATTTGGTCTTAGTTTTTTCAATGCGGAAAGTCATAGCATCGCCAGTGACATCATCCCAAGCCAGGGAACAGGCTTCCCCAATACGACAACCAGTATAAAGACAGATCCCGAATAAAAGGCGATCGCGGGGAGTGAGCAAGCCCGTAGTGAACAGGTCATGTAATTCCTGCTCAGTTAATACCTTTGCCTGCCCCTGACGGTTAATTTTCATTCAATATTTCCTCGAAAATATTGAATAGCTCCCACAAACCTAATTCTATCGTGGAATTTCCTACATCCTCCATCGCTCGCCATAAATTATTGCTAATTATTCTCAGTTGATAAATTCTCAAAACTGCCACCATTGCCAAAATCGTCTGATACGGGGACTTACCGAAGAAAATGATGTAGTTAACCTGAAAAGTTAAATACGAGGGCTACAGGCAATTCTCAATGGTGTGATTTGTACTGTTTTAGGGTGGCTCGATAATTTCCCATTTTCAAGAACAAGAGCTTACTGTTTGTAGCCAGTTGGGGGCTGGCAAGAAATACGAATAGGGAGAATTTTAGGCTAAAATCTGACTAGGTATAGTCAGGTAATAAAATGACTAATTCAGGAACCCAAGGTCTAGATGCCCTGCAAACTTGGAAATTGGAAGATGCCAAAGCCCGTTTTAGTGAACTGGTACGTCTAGCCCAGGGGGAAAATCCCCAGCTTGTCACAGTGCGGGGCAAGGATGCGGTGGTGGTTCTTGCCGCTGACCAATTTGCTAAACTTTTGCCCTTGATGGCCCAACCCAATATCCACGAATTTCTTTCCCAGTCGCCCCTGAATCGCCTCGATTTCGAGCACTCTAGTGTCCAAAGTCCGGTTAGAGAAGTGGAGCTATGAAGGGTTGGCTATTGGATACCAACGTAATTTCAGAACTGCGTAAGAAAAATTGTCATCCAGCGGTGAAAGCCTGGGCCGATCGCCAATCGCCCACCTCCTTTTATCTCAGCACCATTACGATGGCAGAAATCCGTTTTGGCATAGAAAAGGCTGAAGATGAAGCATTTCGTCAGGAATTGAACCAATGGCTAGACCAGGTTTTACGCCCCTGGTTTAGAGATCGCCTTTTGGGAGTAGATGAAGATGTAATTTTGCAGTGGCGGTGGCTTGTAGAAAAAGGACGAAAGCAAAACTATACCTTCAGTCAACCGGATTTATTCATTGCGGCGGGCACGCAGTGTGCCTTCGGCATCGCCGTTGTCCATGAGCTATGCGTTGTGACTCGCAATGTAGGGGACTTTGAAAAATCAGGGGTTCTGGTCTTTAATCCATTCCTTTTTGGCCAATAGGTTTTTTCCTGATGGCGATCGCCAATGACACCAGAAACAGCAAAAAGTTAACTCCCATATTGTTCAAGACTTGGTAGAGATCGCCAACTTTGAAACCCCTAGTAAAAATTATTGGGGTCTATTTTCATGGCTAAAACTCCCTACCGAGATTGGTAAATATCGTTACATTTTAGAGCCTATTTAAACAGCATCCCCAACAATCAACTCAGCAATTAAACAGAGTTGCCAGAGCGTTAGTGGACAAATCAATAAAGCTTTAAAGAAAATTAAATTTTGCAATCTTTGTGGTTATTTTTATTTAGTTATTGCACAATATAAACTATTAATTTTAAGGAGTTCACTATGGAATTTAACCCCAATGAGTGGCCTACCCATAAACAAGGTGAAGTTGTCCGACAACTAATACTGAATGCGTTGGACAGTCCAAAGACCAAGGAAGAATTGTCCAGTTTGTGCAACAAGAGCGTTAGACAAATCACTAGACATTTACAGCGTTTGTCCAGCGAAAACAAGATTTTGTCCAATGGCAAAGGGCAATTTGTCCGGCGGATAGCCGCTGGATTTTTACTCCTTTACGTTGGACAAATTTAAGTTCAGTGTTGGACAGCATTGGACTTGACAGAAAAAAATTGTCATATAGAATCCCCTAAACGACAAGTTCCACAAAAAAATATTTGGGAGATTAAGAAAATGTCCATCGCTGGAAAGTCCAAAGGTGACGTTGTACAACAACTGGAAAAGTCTTACGGAGTGGCCCGGACAACGGTGTTTAATCGGCTGAAATATCTTGGCTATTCATTGGACAAAGTTAATGATTTGTACAGTTTGTCCGATGAACAAATGGCTGAACTTGATAACCTCCACCGCTGGATAAGTGATGGGGGCAGAATGGCCGACTATCCCAAACCAGGGCAATTGGCCATGGTCAGGGATGAAGGGGAACTAGAACAGTATGGGGAAACAATTAATTTTGATGCCCTAGAAGGGGACGAGGAACTGGGTCATGCTGAGCTGATCCGGGCGGCCCAAAATCAAGCGGCGGGGATACTAATTGCCCAGAATTTACTAACCGCTGAAATGCTGAAAAATCCCCAGTATCTACCCCAGGATTTGCTGGCCCAGGTGGAGCAGTCCAAGGTGGCGATCTCGCAGAGATCCGCTACGCGGTGCGCCCCAAAGCCCCAGAATCCGTTAGTGGTGGCTTCCCAATGGATTACCAAGGCGAAGAGTTACCAGAAGAATCAGGGCCAATTAGCGGCCTAGAGGATCTGGAATCTGTCCAGCCCCAGGGAAACAACTGTTATCGGCAACCGGAAATGGATGGTCTTCTCCATTCCCTTTATTCCGCCCGCTCGGTGCTAGTCACCTCTGGGGAAGGCATGGGCAAAACCTACTTGGTGCGCCAGGTGTGGGAACGGTTGTTAACGGATGGGGTGACCTGTGCCTACTTTGAACCGGCTACTCCCAAAACCTTATTAACGGAGATCGCCGACATGGCCGGGGTCGATATCAAAAACTTGGAAGGTAGGAGCAAAACGGTGGAAGTGCTTAAGCAGGAATTAATCCAGTGGTTCAGCGTTAATCGGGCGGTGCTGATCTTTGACGATGCCCATTACCTGGAAGTCAAATTTCGGCTTTGGCTCAAAAAGCTAAAGGATGTGGGGGTTCCCATTTTGCTGGCGGCCACCAATCCTCCCCGCACTGACCTGTTTATCTACATTCCCCGCATCGAACTCAAGCCCCTGGCGGAATACCAGATCCGAGACTTGATGGAGAAGGAGGCGATCGCCCTGGGGTCAGATTTAAAGCCCCATCAAATTGCTAAACTCCAAAGCCGGGCCGGGGGTAATCCTATGTTGGCCAAGCGGGCCATCGAGGAGGGTTTTTTGGGCATCCAAAACGAAGCTGGGGATCATGGCAGATACTTTGACATCACCCCCTTACTGCTCCTGGTGGGCATTGTCTTTATCTGTTATCGCTTCATTGGCCTGGGGACGGGAAATCAATCCCTCTATATTTTGGCGGGCATTGGGGGAGCGATTTTCCTAGGGGTGGCAAGACTTTCCTATTACTTGCCCAAGGAATCACGGAGGATCACTAACTGATGCTCACCATCACCCATTTATTGGTGGGGGCGGCCAGTGTGGGCATGGCAGTCCAAACCACCAACCCCGTGCCCATTCTGATTGGGGCGATCGCCAGCCTGTTACCAGACATCGACATTAGCACTTCACCGGCAGGGAGAGTATTGCCCTTTATTTCCCGGCCCCTGGAGCAAAGATTTTCCCATCGCAGTGCCACCCATTCCTTGTTAGCTTCCATCACCTTGGCAACAGTCACCTATGGTTTTTGGTTTGCTATCCCCGCCATTCCCTTAGTAATCGTCCATGCCCTGAATATCGGCTACTTCGCCGGTTGGTTTCTGGATTGCTTCACTAAGTCGGGGGTGGAAATGTTTTACCCGTTGGGGGTGCGTTGTGTTTGCCCTGGGAACCGTAACTTAAGAATTTCCACTGGCAGTGCTGCTGAATATTGGTTGATGGTCTTCGTGGTGGCGATCGCCGTTTGGACTTTTCAACTCAATAACACGGGTGGTTTGGTGAAGAACTTCAATGCTCTGATTGCGGCCCCCAGTGGAGTGACGGAACTTTACAACCGTAAGGGGGGCAACCAGATAATTTATGCCGAGTATGAAGGGGTTTGGGCGGGGAATCGTGCCCCGGTGACAGAAGAAGCCCCAGTGATTGCCACCAACGGCCAAGGGTTTTTGGTACTCCAGGATGACCAGGTGGTGAAAGTGGGCACCGAAGCGGACAGCACCATCATTGTTAATCGCATTCGAGGCCGGGAAGGGGAACCCGCAGTGATTACCACTGACACCATTTACCTCGATGATGAACCGCCCGACCTGCTGGAAGACTACATCCAACCCATGACTTTCCTTAGTGGCCAGCTCACCATTGATGACCCCAGTGTTTTAAGGCTGGAACAGTCCGCCTTTGCCTTTGCCCCCATCCGCCACGCCGGAGGATTTGTCACCCTCGACCATGCTCCCATTGAAACGGCGATCCACCTCTTCCAAGACCAATACGTTAGGGGGTCGGTCACTATCAAAACCATTGAAAAACGCTAATTGGCCAATATCCCAAATTTAATATCCCCCTAAATCCCCCTTTGGAAGGGGGACTTCAAATCCAGTTCCCCCTAAGAGTGTGTTTGAAAAATCAAAAGATTTATCCCCTTAAATCTCCTCACTAAAGCTCCGGCTTAAAAAGGGGGACTTGAAATCCAGTTCCCCCCTTGATAAGGGGGGCCAGGGGGGATTCTCAACTCACCAACACTAACCCCTAATAACTGCCATGACTTTTTCCCCCAGCAAACGTCCCCCGGTTAATCGACTGCACCATCCCCAAACCCCTAGTAATATTTTCCCCACCAAGCAGGAAGGGGTGTTAATCGGTGACCAGATTTATTGGAACCCCGCCACAGTGGCCAATCCCCACGGGTGCATAATTGGCGGTTCCGGGGCCGGCAAAACCCAAACCCTGAAGGCGATCGCCTGGGAAGTGAGTAGGTTAGCAAACGTTGTCATCATTGACTTCCACGGGGATCAGGAATTGCCGGGGGAGACTTGCTACCACGTCAACATGAAAAGCAATGCTGGTATTAACCCCATGCGGTTGAACCTCGACCAGGAAGGGGGTGGCCCTAATCTGCGGGCCATTGAGCTGGCCATGTTGTTCAAAAAGACCTTAACTTTGGGAGCCAATCAGGAAGCAAAACTGCTGGACTGCTTCAAGCATTGTTACTTCCGCCGGGGTATCTCCCAGGAGTCCCATGAAAGTTGGTTAAAAGTGCCACCAAATTTTAGTGACCTGGAAGCTTTGCTGGAGGAAATGGCCGGGGAAGACAAGGAGGCGGAAAAGCTGAGGCTGAAGTTATCCACCATGTTTGAGTACGGCATTTTCAACAAAACCCAACCCCTTAACCAAACCCTGACCCGTTGGAATTTGTCCAAACTTCCCCCCCAATTACAGGCGATCGCCGGGGATGCATTAGCTCAACAGTTAATGAATGACCATCGGTTATCTGGGGAGCATGGCATTCCCACCCCGAAAACGGTCTTGTTCATTGATGAAGCCAAGGAATTAGGCCATTCCAAAGCGTTGGACAGAATTGCGGCGGACGGCCGGAAGTATGGGCTGGGTCTGTGGCTTCCCAGTCTTCCCGTCATATTTCCAAGGATGTGCTGACCAATACGTTCACTAAATTGGTTCTGCCGGTTGATTCTTCTGAGTTACCCGTCACTGCCCGTACCTTTAGGTTTTCCGAAGAGGCGATCGCCAGCTTGAATCCCCTGGAATCCTTAGTACGTTTTGGTAAAAATGCCAACAAAGTTAACATTGTCCCCTTTTACCAAAGGAATACACCATGATTAGTTCTTTGATTATTCTTTCCTTCGTTGGTGTGCAAACCCTTGCCACTTGCCTGCTCCTGGCCTTTTTGATTCTTAGGGAGGACACAATGCTATGAACTGGCGCGTACTATTATTGTCTTTAATTTTAGGGTCGATGGTGGTGGGTTCATTGCAGGCTCAGTCTTCCATCACATCCTCACCAGGGCAAAGTGGTGACCCATTAAGCACCCCCAACCGGCTCAAGATTAACCTCACCCTAGGCGACCCCACGGAACTGAAGGTGCGGGAAGGGGATACAGTCAACCGGGGACAGGTGTTATCGGACAAAGAAGCGGAACGCTCCCGACTGGAAAGAGATAAACGGGAAAGACTGCTGGCGATCGCCAATGTGGAAGCCCAGTTAGTCCCGGCCCTGCAACCGGCCCCAGCTCTGCGGGAACTACCCCCCATTTCCTACACCGTGGAAGAAACCGCCATTCAATTAGCGGAAATCAAATTAGCCCAAGCCCAACGCAATTTGGCCACGGCGATCGAGGCTGACCCGTTCATTTCTGCCAAAGCTAGGGTGGAACGTTCCCTGGCTGATGTGGAAGCGGCCCACCGGGCTTTTGAGTTACAGCAACGCAAGCTTGATGCGGTCAATGGCCTGCGGGGTTTGCCGCCGGAGATGTTGACCCACGAAACCGAGAAACTACGACAAGCCAAAACGACCCTGGAGGGCAAGGAAGCGGAGTATAAATTCTTCCAAGCGGAATATTTTCAGGTGGAAACAGACCGACGCAAGGAACTCACTGATCTGCAAAGTAAGGTTGCCATTGCCCGTGGGGAACTTGAGCAGGCCCAGTCCAGGTTACGGGCCGCTAAGGAGAATCGGGAATTGGCGGAATATAACCACCGCATCACCATTTCCCGCCGAGCGGAGGAAGAAAATCAGGTGGCCATCAATGTGGCCAATCAGAAACTAGACCGGGAGTTTAAGTTAGCCCAGCTCCGGGAGCAATTGTCCGCTGTGGAGGAAAAGTTAAATGGCATCGTTCAAGTCAAAAGCCCTTACTCTGGCACTATTCGCCGCATTAAGTTTGACCGACAAACCGACGGTAAGCTGGCCGTTACCCTTTATCTGGACACCACCGGCCCTAGCTCAACTAACTGACGAAGAAGATGGGGAAATTGAGGAACCAGATCTGCTGGAAATTGGCAGTGAGGATGACCCGGAGTTGATGGAAGACCCCCAGGGGCAACCCAATCCTTTCCTTGACCCGGCACTGGACGACCTAGTGGACAAAAAAATCAGTGAAGATGTTTGGTCACAAATGCTGGGGGACTTGCCCTGTAGTGTGGCGACGGAATCCTGTGTTAACCAACTACAAAATACTGCTATCCAAAATTCCCGCCTCTTGGCAGACCTCCAGGACAAAATTGATGAGAGCATCGCCGCTGTGGAGGAGGCCAGGCAAAAGAATCTGGATTCCATTGCCATCTCTAATTTCTCCCCTTTCCTCCAGGTCTTTCTCTATTCCACCCTGGGGCCCGTCAGCAATGGGGTGGAAGCACCCGTTACCAATCCCTTCCGCCTCATCCTTGGTAATGTGGCGGCCGCCTTTCTGGGCCAGGGCTTGGGTTCTTTATTTAATTGGTCACAATACGCTGGCAACGACTCCCAGCAACAACGGGCGATCGCCATTGGGGATATTCAAATCAAAATTGCCGAACTACAACGCAATAAGTCGGAATTACAGCAAAAACTCCGGGAACAGGTAACAGTGGAAGTCCTCAAACTAGAAGAATTGGCCCGGGCTTTTCAAATTGAGCAGGCGATCGCCAAGCGGGATAAACAACGCCTCGAAATTGCTAAGGTTTCCTACCGCTTTGGGGAGGGGGATAGTGAACGCTATTTGGCCCAACTGAGTAGCTACGACCGCCAAAAAGCCGCAACTTTTCGGGAATGGTCACGGCTCAGAAATCAGGTGGTACAGGTTAAATTGCTGGTGCTGGGCACCGGGGAGGATTAGTCGTACTGAATGTCATCATCGGTCAGGTAGGATCTGCCCTTGCTACAAATGGGGCGGGGTGTCCATCTATACCAATCTGCCCAGCTATAGTTTCTCACCAAGACATTATTTTTACGCAGTTCAAAGCCATCGGCATAGTCCAGGTCATAACCAGGTTTTTTCGTGCTGGCGGTTAATCTCCAGTAATATTTGAAAGCCACATGACCACAGGCGTTAGATTTCTTCCTTTGGCTGAATTTCCATGGCACTGGGCCACCCCCATCTAAGCGCACAAAAAAAGTTGAGTTGGGGGGAATATCCCGGTCGGCGGCGTAGAAAATCAGTACGTTGTCTTTCAGTTTGGCAAACCAAGAAAATCGTCCCACAATGTAAGCGCAATTAATCTGGTGGTCGGGCAGGGTGGTATCTTCCCCGCTGGTAAAAACTATGTTGTCCCAGTCCGGCCGGTTCCGCCAAAAGAAAGCTGTGCCGTTCACTAATTTACCTGTGTTCCAAATGCCACTGTCATGGCCACTGTAGGGCTGACTGGCCAAGGGGTATTTCTTCGGCACTTTGACGGTCATCATACTGCAATGGTTGGTGGTGGCCTTAGCAATGTAACCTCCGCCCCGGTCAATAAATTCATAGTGGGTATGGGGTTCCAAGCCGGTGAAGGTGATCACCTCCGCACCGTCGTCATAGTTGTCGTAAAGACTGAGGGAATCATGGGGACTTTCTTCAGTTTGGGCCCTTGCCGCTGGGGTTTGGAGGCTCAGGAGGCAGAGTAATATCAGGCATCGGCTCCATAGTCGCGTCTTCTGTAGGAGCAGGTTCTTCCGGTATTTCAGGGGCTTGGGCAAGGATAGGAAGAACATAGAAGAACCCCAACGTTAAAGCAAGTAACAATTTCATAGAAAAAAAGGGGACTAAGATCCCCAATGAGTGAGCAGTGCTGGGCAAACGGATTTAGGGAGATGGCCAGTCAGCGGTGGTGAAGGTGGCACCGTTACGGCAGATCGGCCCACCGGAAACGGCGGTCATGGCTCCCACGTCGGGAATGGTCACAATGGTTGACCCCGTGGCGGAATCAGTGATGGTCAAAGAGCCGGAGGTCACCACATATTTGCCGGAGTTGGAGAACCGGGCTGTGCCACAGGTGGAAGCCTTCACACTCCGCAGGGTGGGAGCATTGTTGTAAGTGACCACGTTGGAGCTGTAGGGAGTCAGGCCGGTAAAGTACACGTTACCGTTGGAGTCTTTCAGGGTGGCGGATGGAGTAGGATTACCCACCAACACACCGTTGGAACATTTTGGCTCTGCTTCCACCACCAAAGAGTTAAAGGCAATGTCCGCACCTCCATTTAGTTTGAAAGTATCCCCGGCATTTATGGGCAAGCTGGCGGAGGAACCACTTAGTTTGATCACACCGCACTCGTTGGCATTTTTATTGGTGGATCTGGGAAGAGATGAATATTCCCCTTTGATGGATTGATAACTACCTAAACCGGAAACATATATGTCTCCTGTGCGAGTTTCGCGCCCCACCGTTGGGTTGGCAAAGCACTAGGGGCAAGCGTCGTTATGCCCAGTGCAGCTAAGGCTAGACTGGGAAGTATTTTGTACTTCATAATTGCAGGGAGTGTCATTGAGTGGGGCTATTTTATATGTCCCCCTCTTTTTGTCAATGCTCTTTTTGTTACCGATTTATGGCTTTTTTTCTTGCTTTATTTGTTCATCAATTCCAGCTTTGACGTTTATAATTGCCAGATTTTCAATAAATTTATCAGGTACTCACTTGCACTTGCTGTTGCACTTGTAATGAAGATTGAGCTCGGACAAATGAATTATAAATAGAAACTTCCGAATTTATGATTTCAAAACTAACAGCTAGAGCATAAGGCACTTGAGCCGTTAAATCATTATTCCAGCCTTTATGAGCTACAACTGCTATACAGAAAGTGTTTCGCAAGTCGAAAGATTTGACTACTGCCCAATCTTTCTGAATTGCCCCAACTCCTCTAGAAGTATCTTTTACCCGTCTACTATGATTTTTCTGCTGTCCAAGTGTCCAGTCGAATAATCCAGATCCATCTTCATGATCCTCAGAAGCTTCGTATTTTTCAAGAACCCTAGCTAAAAATCTATCTGGTGATTCTTCTTTTTGACTACATTCCCAATGTAACCAAGTAGATAAATATTTGCGTTTATTACGCCGTGTTCGACGTGGTTCAGCTTTATAAGAAAGTGTAATCTCAATAAGAATATCAAAAGCTTCTGCTGGAGATTGCAGTTCTTCTGGAATGATTACTTGATAAATATGTGCTTGTCGCGCTTGGATTAGACTATCCCCATTAGTAATCAATGTCACACGATTAGGTGCATTACCAAGTGCACGCTCAAGATTAGGCAAACCGTATCCCATCATACGGATAGCTGAGGAAAGATCAGGTTCATCATTAGCCCATGCAGGTAATCTTGCTGATTGCACAATCAAAGCTTTATAGAGCAAGCAACTTTCCTGTGGGAAATTAGATGCCAAGGCTGCTGCAATATGAGTCACTTTAGGCGCTGCAAAGGAAGTGCCAATATTATCCGCTGCAACTGCTGGCGCTCCCCCTATCGTCGTCCTTACTAACTCGGGGCAAACATCCGTAGGTGTAGAAAAGCTAGGCGGATTTCCCTCGT
Protein-coding regions in this window:
- a CDS encoding XisI protein yields the protein MENLEKIQNYRTIIKQILSQYATYKPANGEIEMQILFDTEHDHYQVLGIGWDKKTRIYGCSMHLDIKNNKIWIQVNNTEIDIGQALVEMGVPKEDIVIGFQPVYIRQVSGYAIA
- a CDS encoding CAP domain-containing protein; its protein translation is MGRYRSPKSKQLTTGVFVVVAIILFQGKDSLYYHNGNGGDNWKIGSPQTHIFNAHQTRSLADLQTQALTLVNRDRQRNNLPPLVADPLITKTAQGHAEDMAKRDFYGHDTPEGKSPTDRYQALGGKGGVGENIVVLPRSPYFSLNYGLVERFQKSWMYSEGHRKNLLTPNYTKFGYGIATNPRTAKVYAVQNFQ
- a CDS encoding site-specific integrase, coding for MKINRQGQAKVLTEQELHDLFTTGLLTPRDRLLFGICLYTGCRIGEACSLAWDDVTGDAMTFRIEKTKTKSSRTVAISPALQVLFDQYREQQCFRFPSAYVFRGKRVGSHLHPSMAHKILKAATDRIGVRGVSTHSFRRTALTMMCRKGINLRVIQKISGHKNLNVLSHYLEVSEQEKEQALSTISF
- a CDS encoding type II toxin-antitoxin system prevent-host-death family antitoxin; amino-acid sequence: MTNSGTQGLDALQTWKLEDAKARFSELVRLAQGENPQLVTVRGKDAVVVLAADQFAKLLPLMAQPNIHEFLSQSPLNRLDFEHSSVQSPVREVEL
- a CDS encoding type II toxin-antitoxin system VapC family toxin, with the protein product MKGWLLDTNVISELRKKNCHPAVKAWADRQSPTSFYLSTITMAEIRFGIEKAEDEAFRQELNQWLDQVLRPWFRDRLLGVDEDVILQWRWLVEKGRKQNYTFSQPDLFIAAGTQCAFGIAVVHELCVVTRNVGDFEKSGVLVFNPFLFGQ
- a CDS encoding ATP-binding protein produces the protein MDYQGEELPEESGPISGLEDLESVQPQGNNCYRQPEMDGLLHSLYSARSVLVTSGEGMGKTYLVRQVWERLLTDGVTCAYFEPATPKTLLTEIADMAGVDIKNLEGRSKTVEVLKQELIQWFSVNRAVLIFDDAHYLEVKFRLWLKKLKDVGVPILLAATNPPRTDLFIYIPRIELKPLAEYQIRDLMEKEAIALGSDLKPHQIAKLQSRAGGNPMLAKRAIEEGFLGIQNEAGDHGRYFDITPLLLLVGIVFICYRFIGLGTGNQSLYILAGIGGAIFLGVARLSYYLPKESRRITN
- a CDS encoding metal-dependent hydrolase; protein product: MLTITHLLVGAASVGMAVQTTNPVPILIGAIASLLPDIDISTSPAGRVLPFISRPLEQRFSHRSATHSLLASITLATVTYGFWFAIPAIPLVIVHALNIGYFAGWFLDCFTKSGVEMFYPLGVRCVCPGNRNLRISTGSAAEYWLMVFVVAIAVWTFQLNNTGGLVKNFNALIAAPSGVTELYNRKGGNQIIYAEYEGVWAGNRAPVTEEAPVIATNGQGFLVLQDDQVVKVGTEADSTIIVNRIRGREGEPAVITTDTIYLDDEPPDLLEDYIQPMTFLSGQLTIDDPSVLRLEQSAFAFAPIRHAGGFVTLDHAPIETAIHLFQDQYVRGSVTIKTIEKR
- a CDS encoding ATP-binding protein, which codes for MTFSPSKRPPVNRLHHPQTPSNIFPTKQEGVLIGDQIYWNPATVANPHGCIIGGSGAGKTQTLKAIAWEVSRLANVVIIDFHGDQELPGETCYHVNMKSNAGINPMRLNLDQEGGGPNLRAIELAMLFKKTLTLGANQEAKLLDCFKHCYFRRGISQESHESWLKVPPNFSDLEALLEEMAGEDKEAEKLRLKLSTMFEYGIFNKTQPLNQTLTRWNLSKLPPQLQAIAGDALAQQLMNDHRLSGEHGIPTPKTVLFIDEAKELGHSKALDRIAADGRKYGLGLWLPSLPVIFPRMC
- a CDS encoding SurA N-terminal domain-containing protein — protein: MTDKPTVSWPLPFIWTPPALAQLTDEEDGEIEEPDLLEIGSEDDPELMEDPQGQPNPFLDPALDDLVDKKISEDVWSQMLGDLPCSVATESCVNQLQNTAIQNSRLLADLQDKIDESIAAVEEARQKNLDSIAISNFSPFLQVFLYSTLGPVSNGVEAPVTNPFRLILGNVAAAFLGQGLGSLFNWSQYAGNDSQQQRAIAIGDIQIKIAELQRNKSELQQKLREQVTVEVLKLEELARAFQIEQAIAKRDKQRLEIAKVSYRFGEGDSERYLAQLSSYDRQKAATFREWSRLRNQVVQVKLLVLGTGED